The genomic segment ctgctcatatgatggccactggaggcttacatggtcgttaacttcatggcccgtgggattagtcgaggtgcgcgcaagctggcccggacacccacgataataaaaaaaaaaaaaaaaggaagaaagaaagagtgagccctacaattaattaaacaagaaatagTAATCATCACATTAATTTgtacatataataatattactcattgttttttatattttattaaacattcCTTCTAATCACCGACACCATTGAATTCTGAGCTGCGTTCGTTTAATAACTGTTTTTGTATTTATGgtacaacaaaataataattaacttcaaaataaaaagatgaagcGATGGCCAGCAACCTGCTCTTCCAATGGGTCCCACTCTCGAAGTCTTGCTTGTATCAATAAGATATAAGATAAGTCATTTCATTCATTGACTCAAAGAActcttattttaaattcttttttttttttaattcacaagcactttttttaaaaaaaacatataagggataaaatcattatttacaTACTTAGTATACAAATTGTTCTTCCTCACCATTTATCCAATTTcagttaattttattcataaacCCTTCTTAAAGGTATATTAATAATTTCTCTACtaacaagttaaaaaatcatTCTCACCTCATACTTCTTTCCATTACATGCTAACACAATCAATTCATGCAAATTCCTTGTCAATTATGCTAACctcctttaaattattattcctAAGCACACTAGacatttaaattcaattaaaccaaataaataaattcatttcaaatcaTCTTCAACACATTCCAAGCACACATAAATCAATAACATTTATTTGGCTCTCATCCCTTTTCATTTTCCTCTTAGGTGGCTAACCATTATGCTTAACAAAACACcaaattttctttatcaaacgTGTCATTTAAAACCATTTACATCCTattacatcaaaaaaaaaaaaacatcacactATTACAATTTCTCATTTCCTTAATTTTCTCatctaaaaaacttaatttaaaatttaagatttttgcATAAACTTCTTTAATCTTCACTTTAACTTGTACAAACGAGTTTATAACATCTTACCCTtcgataatatattttaaatgttaacTAGTCAAAGTttttttgctccttttttttttatgtcatgatCCCTCTCTCCATGTTCCTTTtcctcgctttattttttttcttaaatcttatcTTAATTGTGTTTAATCACTCATTCCCTCACAATCTTGCCTCAATTTCTGGTTTCTCTCAAGGTGTTTTAATGGTAGATgttctcaacattttttttctcttcttcctttcttttctagTTCTTGCTTGCAGTTTATAGAAGAATAAGAAGCTGAATTTCAAgtgtttttgagtttatttatcaaaatgtcATTAATGAGCCTATATGTTATTTTATGCCTGGCTATTGACATTTTGTATGGCTTTCTCAACTCTGATTGCCCTAAGATCTTAACCTAAGATAGGAAAATGTGTCAGGAGATCCCTCATAATGTTTTTGCTCGATCCGACGATCAAATTAAGAGTTATACTTGATAATTTAGATTTGGTTGGTAAGTGATTTTACACCAAAatctgatttttcttgtttcatcCTTCCATgtatcttattaattatttttaaatcctcaagatcattttcttatttcaaaatgtgttattttattttttcattgtttagtTTATTTACAGGCTTATTACCGTTTCACAATATCGTTATTGGTTTTTAATCGAGGTTTACActaacatttttttcatgtcattctttctttttatcacCTATTTATCACATatgtaaatttgtttatttattttttgtttattttattttcagattttttaagGGTTTGCAATCGGTATTTCCATACACTAGTTTTCAATTATTTAGTCTGGGTTTGCAtgctaaataaattatagaattttCACTCTTATCCATGACATTtccttcttattttaatttttttttcaatcaagtattacgctttttatttcaagtttagAATCTTATCATTTCCTTCGAGACTTTTATTACTTTCCTTGTGATAATATTATTTCCCTTACTAATACTTTCTTTACATAcataatcttaaattttaaaaaaaattacatatttaatCATGAGGGTTTACAtatttgcttttatatatataaattgttttttgactaggcaaccaatttaattttgaaggatgaaatcataaaaaaaaatatcacttttaaaaacttgcaaaagaaaaaaaaatagcaatataaaaataaggataaaatttaatagaaaaaaaacctcatggaggatgaaattataaaaaaaaaactaataaaagatcacaaacaaaacaaataacaataaaaaaatgatgattgaatttgaaagataaaaaaatagaagatgattaaattgaaaaatatttgtaattttataactcgaacgtgttttaatttatttattttaaatgactCGAGGCATAAACATCACCAGGAAAAAAATGTTGATATATGGAGAAAAATTAAGGGAAATGACAAGAAATTCAGggttaaaatatcatataaaaggcaaataaaaaaacaaagcctaatcactaataatataaatgttgaatgataaaactaaaaaaacattaactttaaaaaagagaaaCGAACTCAAAAAACTAGGAGAACCATCTAAACCTTGGCAAAGGTCTCAAACTCACAACCAATTAAATCCTAGATCCGAGCCGAATCAATAAGCTCAATtcctaaccaatttaatattgattagtCAAAGTAAATCCAACAAAaagcaacaattaaaaaaaaaccaagaaagttCGGGTCATTATTAAAATAAGTGGAAAATtctagagaaaaaattaaattaaaaaattatatcaaataaaataaatagcattgaaaagaatgagaacaaaatttaaaagaaaaacctaacaaAGAACGATAAACAAAAAGACCTAAGATAATTAGGTATTTTTTAAGACAAGCAAAAAATTCCACATAGAAagcaagctaaaaaaaaaaaaacccaatcttCAATTGAATAAACACTATAGGATAAAATAGGGAAAAAATTagcttagaaaaagaaaaaaaaccaagcaaatctGGAAAAACATCCTAAACCTGGTCAAATCTTTAAAACTCGCAATCCATACAACCCTGGATCTAGgttcaatcaagaagtttatcatgaaccaatttaaaaataaaaattttaaaaacttgtcaaagcaaaaaaaattggaaataaaaaaaattgggattaaatttgataagaaaaaaaaaccaaaaaagggtgaaattgtaaaacaaaatcaattaaaaaaataatttcaaataaaacaataagaattaaaaaaatagggaccaaatttaaaagataaaaaaatttaagagggatgaaattgagaagacatgccaattttataaattattcaaaataaaaaatcataataaaaagaaaatagaccaaacatgaaaaatcaacaaattaaagggctattcttgaatttttaagggACCATTGCAAAAATCTAGACgggaagagagagaagaaggggGAAGAAATATTCGCTGATGCCAAACTGTTATGAATCTCAAAACACGTGCCGTCTCGTCGAGTTAGGAATGCCGAGACCTTTTAAATGCCACCTCAAAAGATGACATTTGATTTTCAGACAACCCCTCGTGTGCTGCCTGAACAAAGTAGGGTTGTCCACATGTTGACATGTGTACAATACAcaccaactatttttttaaaaaaaattatatttaataaatgtaaTTTGCAAAAATGCTCATGAGTACTCttgaaatttacaataaaaaacaatgtaaaatgataaataaaaaaaattagtcttgGGTGAAAAtttgttggttttgtttttaaaagcatcaaagtaattaaaatattataaaaaattaaaaatacaaaaatatacttcaataataaacattaagttattttattttaaggttaAATACATACttttactatataaaataatcaattttaccttgtataatttgtaaaaaataattgtgtcATATTGAAAAAATCGTTTTACTCCCAGTAACTAGTTCAAAAGATTTTGCAAATGACAATAATAAACTTTCATATAAGagacaatttatttttgtttataattgtgtttaaatatgttttaaaaatatatttagcttaaaaatatcatattaaaatatttttaatattttttaattattttaagatattgatattaaaaataaaaaatattttaatatatttttaaacaaatatatttttgaaaaacatacttcattaaaatataaaaaaacacttcaattaggaaaaaaaaaaaaaaactaggtaaGGCGAACAGATGCATCCCCCCTGGACACATTCAACAAAGGTATCAATAGGAGgctaaattcaattaaaaaaaaaaaatggactgCCACCTCAGTTtcagcaaaaataaatagaaacagCAACACGTTAGATGGGAGTTCTGTTCCTCTCAAGTAAGATTGCATGACTTAACTATTTTGTgtgatattacaaaaaaaaaaaacactattttgtGTTATAAACTTGAAACTTCTTGGTTCTTGCTGCTCACCGTCATCATCcacagagagaaagagagagagatggctACAGGGACAGAAGTGGTGAGTGCTCATGGACATGGATGCTGCAAGAAAGGACCAGGTTATGCTAGCCCACTTGAAGCCATGTCTGGTCCAAGAGAGTCCCTTATTTATGTCACTTGTGTTTACGCTggtaattgttgttgttgttaactttatttatttttctttcccattatttgttttagttgtgATCTTTTTGTgcttgattctttttctttggagTTTCTTGAAGTTTCCTTCTTGATGGATGAGagtggttttcttggtttctttttcTGGGAAAATTTTGTTGTGGCTTCAGATCTTGATAAGCAGTGTATATCTTCAAACTGTCACCAAAATTTAtgttctttgtgatttttttcccctttaacTTTCTTGGATATGATCTCTGATCAAGTTAATTTATGGAGCTTTGTGCATATAATTGGTGAAACTTCAATTTTGGTGGGGTCAAAAGAATACTATTGTGAATCTTTCTTGTTCACAGTTGCTTTTGTTTATAGACAGAGAAAGTGAGCTATAGGGATACTGGGAATTTATTTGCCTTTTCATTTCGATCAAAGATTTCCTCCAGTACCTGGGATATGCTGGTCCATCATATGATGTAGAAATACATTTCCTCCAGGGAATGctcttctgctgctgctgcttttaAGGAAACATGATTATGGTTTTCGCCTTTTTTTGGACTTAAGTGTTTGGTCTAGGAAAGTAGTATCTCCTATTAATGAAAATGATTTTGTCTAGTGCATGCTTACAACATTTTCTTTACAAGAAATATAGGAACACTTTAATTCTATATGTTAATGGACTTTTATCTCTTCCTTTTGAAAACACCACATGTTTAGTTTTATACAGTAAACCTCAGATTTTAGCAGAATATTGTGAGATGTAAGCCTGTTCTTGATTTGCATGGCTTAACAACTTGATATTTACATTTAAATACTTGCTACAGTTTCTAATGTATGCCTCTTAAAGCTGCTTCCTTTATTGATGGAtcaattttaaatgaattaatgtTCCCGAGTTTTATCTTCACTCcttaatattatcatttttgaCAAGCTCATGGAAAATAAGTGATGATaaggaatttaattttttaaatatctatacAGGAACGGGAATAGAGAAGCCTGATTATCTAGCCACAGTGGATGTAGATCCCAACTCACCTAATTATTCGAAAGTTATCCACAGGCTACCTATGCCAAACTTAGGAGATGAACTACATCATTCAGGGTGGAATTCTTGTAGCTCTTGTCATGGAGATCCATCAGCAGCCAGGCGTTATCTGATCCTTCCTTCATTGATGTAAGATACTgcagtttattttatattttcgaaTTTTAATCTGGACAAGAAGAGAGTTGCATTGTAGAAAACTAGGAACTATGCACGTAGATTTTGGCATTGAACCAACAAACACAAGTACTAACATTGTTATTGGAGGATGCTTTCAtggtataaaatcaaaacaaatataagaattaattcttagattaaaaaattaaccatgcTGTTtaagaattatcaagcaagagtTGGGTCGTGAGCATTCATGAGTGCGTTGAAGTTCTTAagatttcatttcaaaaaatgtCATGCAGTGGTACCAACTGAAATactccattgtttttttatactcATTACTTGCCACTTGTATCTGAAAGCTGAAGCATGCTTTGAAATCCATGACTTTGAATCAGTTCTTTGAATATCAAGTTTCCTTTTTATTCCAGTCAGATATCTCTGCCATCTAAAGATCATcaatcatttaactttttaaaccaaACACTCAATAAGTTTCTTATGCTATCTATTTCCAACAGATCTGGTCGCATATATGCAATTGACACACTAAAAGATCCAAGGGCTCCCTCATTGCATAAAGTTGTTGAGCCTGCGGATATTGTAAATAAGACAGGATTAGCTTATCCACACACATCCCATTGCCTTGCTTCTGGAGATATCATGGTATCATGCCTTGGAGATAAAGATGGAAACGCAGAGGGAAATGGATTTCTTCTACTTGATTCAGAATTCAACGTAAAGGGGAGGTATTTGTCCATGCCCCTAACCTAAGCAGCTTCCTCTTTAACTCTTTCGCTTTGGTTAACGCATATGTTTGGTTTGATTCACTTAATTCACTCTACTGGTactaaataactaaaaaaatgttttccagACACTTGAAATTGGGTTGATTATGTATCAACTTTACCTTTAGTGTTCTTGAAAGTGTGCTGAGATGCAAATTTCACTGAAGAGTATGAAAAATGTGATTTGTAACCTTTAAATCATCTTCATGATCATTAGGTGGGAGAAACCAGGGCACAGTCCGACATTTGGTTATGATTTCTGGTACCAACCTCGACACAACACCATGATTAGCTCCTCATGGGGAGCTCCTGCAGCCTTCACTAAAGGCTTCAATCCGCAACATGTTTCAGATGGTCTTTATGGGAGGCATTTGCATGTCTACAGTTGGCCTAATGGTGAACTGAAACAGACATTAGATCTTGGCAGTACTGGACTCTTGCCCTTGGAGGTGATTTCTTTAGATCAATATGTTGATTACTATGATTTAGATATGGGCAACGTTTCTTTGCTTATGATGCATGCACAAACTCACTTTTGTTTATATATTGTCATCATTGCTGCAAGGCATCGTGactcttcaaataaaatctcTGATATATCCCTGTTTGACTGATTTGCAGATAAGGTTCCTTCACAATCCTTCTAAAGATACAGGGTTTGTTGGATGTGCCTTAACAAGTAACATGGTACGATTTTTCAAGACCCCTGATGAATCATGGAGCCATGAGGTATGCAAATGGTAGATAAGAtgcttgttttccttgtggATAGCATTActgtttgttggataatgtcatTCTAAAATGACTCCATTGCCAAAATACTTGGCGATCCCCATTTGTCTTTTCAGTTGGCAATATCAGTGAAACCATTGAAGGTGCAAAACTGGATTCTTCCAGAAATGCCAGGGCTTATAACTGATTTTCTCTTATCTCTTGACGATCGGTTTCTATATTTTGTCAACTGGCTGCATGGAGATGTCAGACAGTACAACATTGAGGACCCCAAAAATCCTGTCCTGAAAGGACAAGTCTGGGTTGGGGGGCTCATCCAAAAAGGAAGCCCAGTAGTTGCTGAGGGTGAAGATGGAAAAACCTGGCAGTATGATGTTCCAGAAATCCAGGTTAGTATGATCATTGTAAAAATCTAAAGTACTAACCTATATCTAAATTGTCTACTAAAAATTCTTAACTgctttactattatttttatatttctgttGACAATACTGTAATGTTGGATTCTAGTTTAAATGCATGTTAATCTGATTATCCTTCCATACTAGAATGCATTTGGCCCATCCCTCACGTGTCACACAGCCTTTCGAATACTTTCCACACCAAGAGCTCATGCCAGATATGCGCATTTGCCAGGAAGCAAATAGTTATATCATCTGGTATGGAAACTTTAGAACCAGCAAAGGCTGATATGCCTTTTAGGCATACTTTCTTGTCAAAGAGAAGGAACTGCTACGTTTCTGGACATCATGACACACCAAGCCTCCAACTACCGTGTTCATGCATTGATGATGCTACATTTTTCCACTGGACCAATTGTGCAGTGGGAGTTAATTAATTGGGAATttggaatgaaaaacaaaattttttctctcaatttgtCGTGTATGATTCTGTCTCATAAAAACACTTATGGAATAATGTTTTAGTTTTGGATATCTTCCCTAGAGCTTATTTATGTCTCTGCCAAAGACCTTAACTTGCATTGTGGTACAGATTGataaacttcataatttctGTTTAGGGACATCGATTGAGAGGAGGGCCTCAAATGATTCAACTGAGTCTAGACGGGAAGCGGCTTTATGTCACCAACTCACTTTTCAGTACTTGGGATCGTCAGTTTTATCCAGAAGTCGTGGAGAAAGGATCTCATATGTTACAGATAGATGTTGACACTGAGAAAGGTGGTCTTGAAATAAATCCAAACTATTTTGTAGACTTTGCATCTGAACCTGATGGACCTTCCCTAGCGCATGAGATGAGATACCCAGGAGGTGACTGCACATCAGATATATGGATCTAAGCATCCTGAATGGTTTGGCAGTGAGGGGTTACCTGAGAACAGACCTTAGGAGGTAATAATATCAATGTGTAAATTGCAATGGCATGTTGTGGCACTTACTCTTTGATGGATGTGTAACTTCGTTCCTTTTAATGCTTTAATCCATCGtttaatatcaaatgataattGCAGTTTCATAATCAACATGAATCTCATTGGTATTTCTGCCCTTGGCTACTGGCCTCCATCTGCTGTGCCCCTCAATATCGTCTAATAGAACTGTCAATCATTCCTCAGAAAACGGGTTCCATTTTATCTGCTAAGATTGTAAGCAATTCGTTGATTATATACATGACCAattaaacagaaatcataatttccatGGCCTTAGAACTTCATAATTTTCACATATTTGAGAGATTGAAATcctgaaaataatttattgatgataAAGTTAGGAAATcaagaatattttgatttcCTGCAAGATTGCACCACTTGCCTACTTGCTAGCATGTGGCTTCAAATCTTCCTTGGCAGATTTCTTGAgtaaaattatgttgttttctttcttttatcaaaGTCAAGACTGAAGACATAAGTATCTGTAGGGATTTgagacaaaacaaaagaaagatgaCAGAAAGTTATTGGTGGGATCAAAATGCTTTAGGTTCACGTGAATTTGATTATAAACAAGTAGCGAGTACACAATAATTGAAAAATGTCTTGATAGAGACAGCTGAACTAAGTAGCAACTAGATAAAATGGAAGCCTAGTGGAAGAGAACTTGCGATCAAGAAATGGAAACAAAGAGGAACAGATACATTTATTCCTTGCAACTTTTTCTAGCAGCCTTCTTATTAGTTCTAGTCCTTGTAGAACTGAGCTCCCAGTTTAGAGTTGCTGCTATGCAAGCAAGTACTGAACAAGTGCAATACAGTGGTTCCATGGTAGAGTGTAGTGATGAAATGGCAGAGGA from the Populus nigra chromosome 1, ddPopNigr1.1, whole genome shotgun sequence genome contains:
- the LOC133673997 gene encoding selenium-binding protein 1-like yields the protein MATGTEVVSAHGHGCCKKGPGYASPLEAMSGPRESLIYVTCVYAGTGIEKPDYLATVDVDPNSPNYSKVIHRLPMPNLGDELHHSGWNSCSSCHGDPSAARRYLILPSLISGRIYAIDTLKDPRAPSLHKVVEPADIVNKTGLAYPHTSHCLASGDIMVSCLGDKDGNAEGNGFLLLDSEFNVKGRWEKPGHSPTFGYDFWYQPRHNTMISSSWGAPAAFTKGFNPQHVSDGLYGRHLHVYSWPNGELKQTLDLGSTGLLPLEIRFLHNPSKDTGFVGCALTSNMVRFFKTPDESWSHELAISVKPLKVQNWILPEMPGLITDFLLSLDDRFLYFVNWLHGDVRQYNIEDPKNPVLKGQVWVGGLIQKGSPVVAEGEDGKTWQYDVPEIQGHRLRGGPQMIQLSLDGKRLYVTNSLFSTWDRQFYPEVVEKGSHMLQIDVDTEKGGLEINPNYFVDFASEPDGPSLAHEMRYPGGDCTSDIWI